The Nostoc sp. NIES-3756 DNA window CGAGAAGGTTATATAGATGAAACAACTGCTACCTACAATAGTATTATCTCTTGTTCTAATGCAAGCACCAGTCATTGCACAAACAGAGTCTCCGTCTGAAGTGAATGAACAAAAGCCTGTAACAGCAGTAATACCTCAAACAGCAAAGCCTGATGCAGTTCCAAAATTGCTGCCATTGAAGGGAACAGAGCAACTTCACCTTCAGCTAGTTAATTGTGGAAATTGGCTAGACTGCGCTTTGGCTCGACTACTATTACATCCCAGCGCACATATCAACCAACGCCAGCTGTGGTTTGATAATTCTACTCAGGTTCCTGTTAGCATCCTCAACACAGCAGTAGTTGTAGAAGGCGACTTTACAGGCTATCAGCTTAATAATGAAGCTATTTTTGTTGCTCCGAATATCAAGTCTTTATCTGCTAACCAAATTATTAACATTCCGCTTATTATCAAACGTTCTGTAATACCCCCCGATCAGTATAATGGGGCAATTTACTTAACTTTGCAAAATCGCAGCGATCGCCTCTCACTACCAATTAATCTCAGTAGTAGAAGTGGCCCTCTACTGCCACTAGTTGTTCTGTTATTTGGTGTGGTTTTGGGCAGACTTTTCAAGTATATGCAGGAACGCGGTGAGCCACAAGCAAAAGCACTGGAAGAAGTTTATCGTTTACAAGCAGACATTGCAGGGGCAAAATTAGAAGACCAGAATAAACAGTTGTTAGCGGATATGGTTACTGAAGCTCGCACGCTTGTAGTTCGAGAGCGATTGGATGTTGTACCAACTCAAGTGCAAACAATTCGCGATCGCCTCGAAACCCTAGTGAAACTGCAAGCACTGGAAGATCAATTTAATGAGCAAGCGCAGAATTATCCTACTGATTTTCCTGCTGACGAAGATGAATACGTAATAAAAATTAAACAGGCTCGCTTACGTATTGCAGAAGGTAAAGATGCGGAAGCTAAAAAAGTATTAGAGGAAATTAGTTCGGACTTAGACAAAATTGGAGCCAGAGGAGCAGGAAATTCCAGTATTGAAGCCTATAAGCGATCAGTAGAAGAGATTGCAGTTGCAAATGATCGCATAAAGCAACCGGCTGGGGAAGCCAAGACTACACTCAGTCGATTAAGTAAATTCCAACAGCTTTTAATCAATCTTTCTGGTGTGTCCGATCAGGTTCGTGCTGAAGCAACTTTCTGGGTGGTGCGTCCGCTACTATCTCTAACTTTGCTTGTTGGCTTATCGGCTGCGGGTATCAGCTCTCTTTATATCGAGAATGGCAAGACTTTCGGTGCTAGACCTTTTGCTGATTATTTAGGATTGATTCTGTGGGGACTTAGTGCTGATGTTGCGAGTCGTAGCTTGAGTAATCTTCCAGGATCAAAGCCATAAAAGCAACAGTTATGTGATGCTGGCAAAGTAGAAAGCGATCGCCTTCATTTTCTTTTAAACAATTCCAAAGCAACCTTCTAACTCAAATCAACCACAGCACTATGAATAACCCAACAAACGAAAACTCTGACCTCGAACGCAAGCTTGTACCTGTGGTTACTGAAATTAAACCTGTCGAGCAAGGGCGATCGCTTGTTGTGGTAATTGGCATCAATGAATATGCCCACTGGCAAAAACTCAAGAATGCAGTTCAAGATGCGATCGGTATCCAACAAACGCTTATTGACAAGCTGGGATTCTCAGCACCGATATCTCCATTGATCAATGAAGCAGCAACCAAGTTAGCAATCACATCTCTGATTGAGGATCAGCTTCGTGACGAATTACAGGGAGATGATAACTTAGTGCTGTTCTTTGCAGGGCATGGGCATACCCGTGTTGACAAAATAGACGGCAAGATTGTTGGGGAAACTGGGTTTATCGTTCCAGTAGAAGCACGAGGGCCAAAGGAAGTTTGGGGTGATTATATTCAAATTGATCCACTCCTTCAGTCCATCAGCAGACTTCCTGCAAGGCACATCCTTGTCATTCTCGATTCTTGCCACAGTGGTTTCGCTTTGGGTGAAGCGATGAAAAGCACCCGGGATGCAGTTCGCTACGAAAAAGACCTTAGCAGTCGGATCAGTCGCAAAGTGATTACCTCTGCTCGACGGGAACAACTTGCACTGGATGGGGGCCCTATTCCTGGTCACTCACTATTTACTGGCACATTAGTTGATGGTTTCAACTGGGGCAAAGCAGATTTAGATGGAAATGGACTGATAACTTCTTCAGAATTAGGATTGTTTATTCAGCAGCAGGTAGCACAAGCTTCCCAATCGAATCAAACACCGGACTTTGGATCATTTTACTTTGATGATCGAGGTGAAATGGTAATTTCACTGCGGAATCAAAGTTTTGATGCTCTTAAAGCACGGGCTTTTTCAGCACTTCAAAAAGGTGAACTTACTATATTTTCGGAACTTGTTGAGCAGCTAAGTAAGCTCAGACCCTCTAGCCCTGAAGTGTTGTACTTGGAGTACAGATTGACACTTTATCAAAATGATATGAAGCGTGCATTTGAGATTATTGATACTCTTTCAAACCTTAGGTTTCCTAACGGGACAATTCCCCTATCAGATAATGATATTTGGAATCTCAATAGCCAATTTCCTTGTTGGGTATCAGTTCTTTCTTTGAAAGATACCGTTGAATTTCCCCTAGATATTGAGTTCTTAATTGGTAAAGAGGACTATAATCTTGCAATTGCACAAAAAGAGGCTATAGGAGAATTGGAAGGTTATTTAGTTCAGACTAATGACATTATCCAGTTAAAAATCCAAAACCATACCAACAGCTTACTACATATTTACATGATAGAGCTGTCTTCTGAAGGCCGCTTTACACCTGTTCCCTTGTTCCGAAGCATGAGTTTAATGATGAATGGGTTACAACTAGGAGAACCCCAGTTAAGCTATCCTCTCAAGGAAAATGCCGGGGCAGGTATATGCACGCTGCGTCTGTTTGCTTCAAAAAATCAGCTCGAATTTTTTCTTTTCCCCCCTTCTGCTAAAGGTCGATCTGCCTTTTATGACTCGCTTAGTGATGAAGATTTAGCAGGTTTGAGCGTAAAAACAATTTACTACAGTATCACCAGTAGAGTGAAGGGTTTAAAGGAATAAGGAATGTAGTGGGAATAATATAACAAAACAAACCTTGAGCGCAATTTACCAGTAGTAATTAGCATTAATAGCCATCAAAACTTTCAACTAGCTGAATAAATAACTAACTGGACAAAACTGGAAGTAATAGAGAAACGGGCATGGATTATTATACAGAACTGGTATCGTTAGCCAATCAAGCAAACATAGATATAACAAATCGCAATTACCAGAATGCGGTTGATGCTTATACCAATGCGTTGAAAATCGCCAGGGAACTAGAGCGATACCGTTGTACAAGACGATTTACATAAGATGGCAATAGTAGCATTTAATTCAAATAAAATGACTAAAAAAATGAAAAATATTTTAATTATTGCAGCTAACCCTCCTACTACCTCCCGATTACGCTTAGAGCAGGAAATACGGGATGTTGAAGAAGCGATTCGGCGATCGCGTTTTCGTGAGCAGTTTAAAGTGGAAATTAGAGTTGCTGTGCGTCCGATTGACATCCAACGCGCTTTACTTGACATTGAACCTCAGATTGTTCATTTCTGCGGTCATGGAGAAGGAAAATCAGGGCTAGTTCTGGAAGATGTAGCTGGTCTGCCAAAGTTTGTTAGTGCCGAAGCACTATCGAGCTTATTTAAGCTTTTTGCTAACAGTGTTGAATGTGTATTGTTAAATGCTTGCTATTCTGAGGTTCAGGCAGATGCAATTGTTCAGCATATTAACTATGTCATTGGCATGAATCAGGAAATTCGAGATGATGCGGCGATCGCATTTGCAGTTGGCTTTTATGATGCTCTTGGGGCAGGAAAGTCGGTTGAATTTGCCTATGAGCTAGGTTGTGTTGCCATTCAAACTGCTATACATAAGAATACAACAGGCGATCGGAAATTAATACCAGTTGATGTAGTTGGTAAAAGTCGAATCATTGAGGAACATTTGAAACCAGTTTTAAAGAGGAAAAGACTGACCTTTGATTACACCAGATTGGAAGACCTTTTGAAAACGGGATGTTGGAAGGAAGCCGATCAAGAAACGTTTACTATTATGCTAACAATTGCTGACTGTGAGGCTAAACAATACCTGGATGTAGAAGATATTCAAAAATTCCCGTCTGAGGATTTGAAAACTATCGATAACCTGTGGAGAACCCATAGCAATAGCCATTTTGGGTTCAGTGTTCAAAATGAAATTTGGAAGAGTAAAGAAATTAACGGCAATCCCCATTCAGGCGTGAAAACATTTCGCGCTTTTGGTGACTATGTAGGATGGCGAATGAAATATACTATAGATGGCAAAGAAGACTATAAGTGGCGAGATTACAATAGTATGCTATTTAGCCTCAAAGCTCCTAAAGGACATTTACCTTGGGGAGGATGGGGCGATCCAGGAAAGTTCAAACGCTGGCGACTTGGCTATCTATTTGCCTGCTTTGATTAAGTATAATTACTGTTTTTGACAAATACTGAGGCATTATTTAAATAAGCCAAGTAAACAGCGATCGCTTGCTATTGTCGATTTCAGTTTATGCCAATTCTATCAATTGATTGGGAGCAATCAAAACTGGCGTTAATTCATACTCATCATCTAAAGTTGGTTCAGCCGTAGATTCTGTGGGGCCTCTAAGGGCTACATTTTGGTTTGTATTAGGGTTCAACTTAAATCTTGAAACTCCACCAACAGTTTCTACCCAAATTGGACAAGCTTTAAAGCCGAAACCGAGAGCTTGGCTGCCATTAAAGGAGATTTTTGTATCTACCTTTTTTTCCACAGAAATTTTTGAACTTAATCCAATTACATTTTTAAGAGCATCGATATTAATGTCTATTCCTCGCTCACTGTCCTGATAAAGTCTAATACCAAAAGAGTTAGATTTAAGAACATCGATAATGATGTAAGCTTCACCTTGTTCATTAAATTGAGGAATAAAGTCTTGCTCGATTGAAGGATTCGCCCCCCTCAAGAATTTAGTAACAGAAGCAGGCATAACAGTGTCATACTGAACATTTTCATATTCAAACTCGATTGTAGAAGCTTTACCAAAAACTGATTCTATACCTGCGCTTTTTCCACCCAATGCCGATAAGAGATCGTTAAGAATTGAAATACCAAATTTCAACTCTAACTTATTTGTTCTTATTCCACTAATTGTTCCTGCTTGAAGATTTTCAAAAACTTTGGGAAGAGTTGGAACGGGATCGGCGATTATATCTGTAACATTACCATAAATACTTGAAATTGAAGTCTTAGGATCACGGGATAAAATAGTTAATGGCGTAATTCCCTCTCTCGGAAGTTTAATTGCGTTATATCCAAGTTGGTTTAAGTGGTCAATCGCTTGGTCTTTGCAAGTCGCCATGTTTGACAATCCTTAATCTATTTTTATAACCAAAACTCTCAGTCTAAATTTGAATATTTTCCAACTAGTAAGGAATAAATTTAATATCTAGATACTAGAGATATAACTAACTACGAGAGGATATTTTACAAGTTTAGCAGTATTAAACCTCTTTAATTATGAATTTTTTTGTAAAGACATAGTTTCGTTGATAGTAGTTACAGTGTGCTTCAAAATAAGGCGATCGCTATTGGTATTAGAAAGACTACAGCCAGATTGGTGCTTATTTTCAACTAATGCAACAGAGTGATCGTAAATTTTTGTGCGCTGCTCAAGACATAATTATCAGAAACGGAATAATCTAGAAAAATTTATCCTCTCTAGCAAGAGATTCTGTAGAGATTAGAACACCTATTGAACCTCAAAAGTTTTGATCCTCAACTATAGTAGAGTTATCACCTTCTTCAAGATTTAGAACAAACTCAAATGACCAGAATGGTACTAAAATAAGCTCTAAGGTATACCAGAGTGCGATCGCTACTTTCTCAGTTTCTTAGTATGTGTATACTATATTTAGATGCGTTCGCCCTGCCTTCTTGCCCGATTGTAGTTTTTCTTACTTTTTTGATAAGTTACAGTAATATACTTGAAACTTTTTGGACAGATAAAGCTGGAAAGTCCCAAAGCACTCTTTAGTAGAGTGTTTTCACTTTCTAACTAGTTTTTTTCGGAATCGCCTTTTTTACATTTGTAGATTTGTGTGAGAATTACCTACATAATATCAATCTAAAAAATGCACATTAGCATCACGAATGATTTGAAGAAGCGGTTCCATGCCACCTGTGTTATGCAGGGTAAGAAAATGAGCCAAGTAGTAATTGAGCTAATCGAGCAATGGCTCGAAAGCAACGAGGTTAAGCAAGCTGGGGAGATAAAGAGGCTATAGGCACTTCCCCAAATTGGATGGTCTGGCTACTGGTAAAACCAGTTGAGTGAGAAACCTGATCAAATTTTATAACTGGGGTTTAGTAAATGGTGCAAACAATCTTAATTTTGACAGCAAATCCTCAAGGCACTTCACAACTACGTTTAGATCAGGAGGTGCGAGATATTGAAGAAGGATTACATCGGGCAAAAAACCGCGATCAGTTTGTTGTAGAATCAATGTTTGCAGTGAGACCGAGGGACATCCAGCGAGCTATGCTGGATATCAATCCTTCTATTGTTCACTTTTCTGGGCATGGAACAGGGGATGAAGGTTTGGTATTTGAAGAGGAAACAGGTTCGACAGAGCTAGTTGATAGAGAAGCTTTAGCGGGACTGTTTGAACTGTTTGCACAGACTGTTGAGTGTGTTGTTCTTAACGGCTGTTATTCCGAAGTGCAAGCACATGCGATCGCACAACACATTAATTATGTCATTGGCATGAAACAGGCGATCGGCGATAAAGCAGCAATTGAATTTGCTGTAGGTTTTTACGACGCTTTAGGAGCAGGACGAGACGTTGAGTTTGCCCACAAATTAGGTTGCGCTGCAATTCGGTTGGCAGGTATTCCAGAGCAATTAACCCCGGTTCTGAAGAAGAAGCCAAATATCGAAAAGATGGTTTCTATTGAAGAACAGCCTCCAGTCACGAACAAACCTGCACCTGAAGAACTAAACGACTCTGACAGAGAAATACTTACAGAACTCTTAATACGTAGTGGACGTGTAGAATATTCGGCACGAAAAGCACTTTGTATAAGAATTGGAATTGAATCAAGTCAACTTGGATTTTTAACACAATCCACCGATGCTGACTTTGCCTTACAGCTAATTAGCCATTTGCATAATACAGATGATAAACAAGCTCTTGGGAAAATCTGCAAGGAACTTCAAGTTGTGTTTAAAAGAGGGAAATACGCACCTGATTTGGAAAGTATTAAATCAAAACTGAAAGCTTAATTGTAAGTAATATTAGGAGTAAAAAGTATGTCAACGCAATTCCTTTTGGACGAAGGTGATATAAAAGACTTAACAAAACTAATGCTCGTAATGATTGAGACTCAAGAGTCAAGAAAACAACTATGTAGAGAACTTGGTATTAACCCCCAGGAAGTCTCGTTTATCATCGGTACTTCGGATGATACATTTTGTACAGAGCTAATTGACTGCTTAAATCGATATGGCTATCAAGAATATCTTTGTAAGCTTTGTTGCGATAAGTTATATCCTATCTTGAATAAATCAGTATATAGCCATCGTATATCTATTTTGGAAAATATTATAGAAAAAATCAATTGTAATTGTCATCATGAAAAACGAAATAATTTAATCCCAATTGACTCTCATTCAGATGAATTAAAACCTAAATCATGGTTTACAAAAATCAGCAATATTAACAAAAAGCTCCTTGCAGGTGGAGCATTTTTTCTAATCGGGTTAGCCGGCTTTCAAATTTATTATTCAAGTCAAAAACCTCATATAATAACAACAGAGAAATACGATTCTCCAGGCAATGATCTCTTGTCGGAACAGATATTTAATATAGATAAAGAAGATTGTATAAAACGTTGCCTGCAAGAGAAGGGATGTGTAGGAGTTGTAATTTCACCGGACAAGCAATGCTGGTTGAAAGCGCGTATCAACTATCCTTTCATTGAAAATTCATCGAGAACTACTATAGAAATACGATGATATTGCTTAAAACTTCATTTATACTCTTTTTTGTTTTCACTCCTTTTGCGAATGTCTCCAGACGGTGGTTCCGACGAATTAGAGCTATCTAAATCTCGGCTGACTTTTAACCGCTCTACTTCTTGCTGTAGTTCTAGGATGATTTTTTGTAACTCACGTATTATCTTGCTCTGCTCAATAATTATCTCTACCAGTTCTTCCTTTGACAACTGGTTCAAGCTCTCTCGGTTTAAATCTTGAGGCAGATTGTGGTTCATGTCTGTGATCCTCCCCCTCAAGTGTTCCCTTTGTCAATACTCTACTACCGGAATCCTTACCATTTCTGGCTTTATTTGTAAATTATTTATACCAATGAAATCAAACCTTTACTGCAAGTGGTTATAATCTGTCGATTAGGGTGCAGGGCAAGGCGAAAAATGGGTAAAGTAAGGACTCACATCAATGCAATGGGAAGAAAACAGGACGAACTTTGATCGCAACCTAGCAGTAGTCATCGGTATTAATCACTACAACAGTAATGGGATTCACGATCTCAAAACCGCAGTTGGCGATGCCACTACCATTGCTGACCTTCTAGAGAAAGAGTATGCCTACAAAAAAACAGATATTATTCGATTATTAGACGGCGAAGCAACGCTGACAGGACTCAAAGACCTACTTTCTAAAACCATACCCAATCAACTTAAGCCAACAAGTGGCGATCGCCTGATTTTCTACTATGCAGGTCATGGAATTCCTCGTAACAGCAAAGACGGGCCAGCAGGATATTTGGTACCGCAGGATGCTGACCTGAACAAAGCGGATTCTTTCCTATCTATGCAATATGTGTATAAGCAACTGAATCAACTAGCTTGTCATCACTTGCTGGTAATTTTGGACTGTTGTTTTGCTGGTACATTTCAATGGGCAGGCAGCAGAAAACTGATTCCAATTCTAGAAACCGTTCGCAGAGAACACTATGATCGCTTTATTCGGTTTCCCGCTTGGCAAGTTATCACTTCCTCTGCCCATGACCAGGAAGCAATGGACGTAGCCCTGGATAATGTTGTCCTAGCAGAAGATAATCGAGGAACTGTTACGAACTCCTCACACTCTCCCTTTGCTTTGGCGCTGATTGAGGGATTACAAGACAATCGCGCAGATTTGATTCCCGATGGAGTTGTTACTGCCCATGAACTCTATCTCTACTTAGAGCAACGAGTTAGTGAATTATCGAAAGAACGTCAAAACCCTGGACTCTATCCGCTACGACGAGAGTATGACAGGGGTGAGTTTATTTTCACAAAGCCAGGATTTACCCGCGACCAACTCCAGCCTGCACCACCCCTGGATGAAAACAATAATCCTTATCGCGGCTTAAAATCATTTGATGAGAAACACGCACAGTTCTTCTTTGGTAGGCAAGCTTTGATTGAGGAATTAGCAAAACGTCTGTTACTACCTAATCAGCCGCTTGCGGTAGTGCTGGGAGTTTCAGGTTCAGGCAAGTCAAGTTTAGTCAAAGCAGGGTTAATTCCTTATCTACGAGACAAGCAGGCAAAGCAGTGGTATATTCTTGAACCGATGCGACCTGGTGAGTTGCCTTTTACATCGTTAGCAAGAGTACTCCTACCTGTTGTCAATGCCAATCTCCTTGAGCAATTGTCTCAAGTGAGTTTTTTGGATGAGGCGCTCAAGCGAGTGCTTGAATCTAAGACCCAAGCAGACCGGGATTTGGATAGGGCAAATCACGCCAAGCCAGAGAGCGATCGCCCTTTCCAAATAAATGAAACCTTGATTAAAGTAGCAGAGTTATGGTCTAGTGCGACTCCAGAAGCAAAGTTGTTGCTGGTTGAGGATTACCTTGCCCAATTAGAAACTCTGTGTCTTCCAGAAGAACGGCAATTATTAGTCAGTCTCTATGACGAGATTTTGGCTAGGCTCAATTCCTTGCTTGGGCATCTCCAGCAATATCCGCAGTATCTCATCTCTGCAATTAAGACATGGAGCCAAAATCATCCTAATATCAAGCTTTTACTAGTAATTGACCAGTTTGAAGAGCTAATTACGGCAAGTCACGAGACTCAGGCAGATAGACGGGAAAGCAATGAAACTGGAGGTAGTAGCACCACTGAACCAAAACAGTGGCAGCCGTTTCTAGAAATGTTGCGAGGAGCGATCGCTGCTTGTCCTGAAGAGTGGCGCGTGGTGCTGACGCTGCGTTCTGACTTTGAACCACGTTTTCTCGATTCACCGTTGAAGTCGTACTGGAAGGATGCTCGGTTTCCAGTACGGGCGATGAACTCAGATGAGTTGCGACAGGCAATTGAGGGGCCAGCCTTGAAGCAGGCGTTGTACTTTGAGCCACCAGAGTTAGTGGGCAAGTTGATTGATGAAGTGGGGCAGATGCCGGGAGCATTGCCGTTACTGTCGTTTGCCTTGAGTGAATTGTACGCCAAGCTGTATGAGCGATGGAAACCAGGTAGCAGCGA harbors:
- a CDS encoding CHAT domain-containing protein, with the translated sequence MVQTILILTANPQGTSQLRLDQEVRDIEEGLHRAKNRDQFVVESMFAVRPRDIQRAMLDINPSIVHFSGHGTGDEGLVFEEETGSTELVDREALAGLFELFAQTVECVVLNGCYSEVQAHAIAQHINYVIGMKQAIGDKAAIEFAVGFYDALGAGRDVEFAHKLGCAAIRLAGIPEQLTPVLKKKPNIEKMVSIEEQPPVTNKPAPEELNDSDREILTELLIRSGRVEYSARKALCIRIGIESSQLGFLTQSTDADFALQLISHLHNTDDKQALGKICKELQVVFKRGKYAPDLESIKSKLKA
- a CDS encoding gasdermin; this encodes MATCKDQAIDHLNQLGYNAIKLPREGITPLTILSRDPKTSISSIYGNVTDIIADPVPTLPKVFENLQAGTISGIRTNKLELKFGISILNDLLSALGGKSAGIESVFGKASTIEFEYENVQYDTVMPASVTKFLRGANPSIEQDFIPQFNEQGEAYIIIDVLKSNSFGIRLYQDSERGIDINIDALKNVIGLSSKISVEKKVDTKISFNGSQALGFGFKACPIWVETVGGVSRFKLNPNTNQNVALRGPTESTAEPTLDDEYELTPVLIAPNQLIELA
- a CDS encoding GUN4 domain-containing protein, which gives rise to MTKKMKNILIIAANPPTTSRLRLEQEIRDVEEAIRRSRFREQFKVEIRVAVRPIDIQRALLDIEPQIVHFCGHGEGKSGLVLEDVAGLPKFVSAEALSSLFKLFANSVECVLLNACYSEVQADAIVQHINYVIGMNQEIRDDAAIAFAVGFYDALGAGKSVEFAYELGCVAIQTAIHKNTTGDRKLIPVDVVGKSRIIEEHLKPVLKRKRLTFDYTRLEDLLKTGCWKEADQETFTIMLTIADCEAKQYLDVEDIQKFPSEDLKTIDNLWRTHSNSHFGFSVQNEIWKSKEINGNPHSGVKTFRAFGDYVGWRMKYTIDGKEDYKWRDYNSMLFSLKAPKGHLPWGGWGDPGKFKRWRLGYLFACFD
- a CDS encoding caspase family protein; protein product: MNNPTNENSDLERKLVPVVTEIKPVEQGRSLVVVIGINEYAHWQKLKNAVQDAIGIQQTLIDKLGFSAPISPLINEAATKLAITSLIEDQLRDELQGDDNLVLFFAGHGHTRVDKIDGKIVGETGFIVPVEARGPKEVWGDYIQIDPLLQSISRLPARHILVILDSCHSGFALGEAMKSTRDAVRYEKDLSSRISRKVITSARREQLALDGGPIPGHSLFTGTLVDGFNWGKADLDGNGLITSSELGLFIQQQVAQASQSNQTPDFGSFYFDDRGEMVISLRNQSFDALKARAFSALQKGELTIFSELVEQLSKLRPSSPEVLYLEYRLTLYQNDMKRAFEIIDTLSNLRFPNGTIPLSDNDIWNLNSQFPCWVSVLSLKDTVEFPLDIEFLIGKEDYNLAIAQKEAIGELEGYLVQTNDIIQLKIQNHTNSLLHIYMIELSSEGRFTPVPLFRSMSLMMNGLQLGEPQLSYPLKENAGAGICTLRLFASKNQLEFFLFPPSAKGRSAFYDSLSDEDLAGLSVKTIYYSITSRVKGLKE
- a CDS encoding plasmid partition protein ParG, with the translated sequence MHISITNDLKKRFHATCVMQGKKMSQVVIELIEQWLESNEVKQAGEIKRL